In a single window of the Cupriavidus sp. P-10 genome:
- a CDS encoding LysR substrate-binding domain-containing protein, translated as MFHQYYKAIRCFHAVARTGGFTAAAQYLHIGQPTVTDQVKALEMRFGVELFLRAGRTVRLTDTGARLYAITQGLFGQEEEAMQFLHSAHKLKTGLVRVGAVSPPIALELARSFRGAYPSLDLTVTIGSEDSVLRGLQDFDIDVGIVAEPDPVPGLHIAPYRSERIVAVVPRGHRLASRHAITLQDLAGESVILREPGSKTRDRVERACAQHGVALHCAMEINSREATLHAVASGMGISFVTQIECIPLPGLQEVPVDDALLSIDYALCCLDVRKDRPLIAALLGVALSPPR; from the coding sequence ATGTTCCACCAGTACTACAAGGCGATCCGCTGCTTCCACGCGGTGGCGCGCACCGGCGGCTTCACTGCCGCGGCGCAGTACCTGCATATCGGGCAGCCCACCGTGACCGACCAGGTCAAGGCGCTGGAGATGCGCTTCGGCGTTGAACTGTTCCTGCGCGCCGGCCGCACCGTGCGCCTGACCGATACCGGCGCGCGCCTCTACGCCATCACGCAGGGACTGTTCGGGCAGGAAGAGGAAGCGATGCAGTTCCTGCACAGCGCGCACAAGCTCAAGACCGGGCTGGTGCGCGTGGGCGCGGTCTCGCCGCCGATCGCGCTGGAGCTGGCGCGGAGCTTCCGCGGCGCGTATCCTTCTCTGGACCTCACCGTCACGATCGGCTCGGAAGACTCGGTGCTGCGCGGCCTGCAGGATTTCGACATCGATGTCGGCATCGTGGCCGAACCCGATCCCGTGCCGGGACTGCACATCGCCCCCTACCGCAGCGAACGCATCGTCGCGGTGGTGCCGCGCGGGCACCGGCTGGCATCGCGCCACGCGATCACCTTGCAGGACCTTGCCGGCGAGTCCGTGATCCTGCGCGAGCCGGGCTCGAAGACGCGCGACCGCGTCGAGCGCGCCTGCGCGCAGCATGGCGTGGCATTGCACTGCGCGATGGAGATCAACAGCCGCGAGGCCACGCTGCATGCCGTGGCCAGCGGCATGGGCATCAGCTTCGTCACGCAGATCGAATGCATCCCGCTGCCGGGACTGCAGGAAGTGCCGGTCGACGATGCGCTGCTGTCGATCGACTACGCGCTGTGCTGCCTGGACGTGCGCAAGGACCGCCCGCTGATCGCCGCGCTGCTCGGCGTGGCGCTGTCACCGCCTCGCTGA
- the psrA gene encoding iron-containing alcohol dehydrogenase PsrA: MIHAYYNPVSIHCGPGSLDRLPALLHGRRAVVVTFPEARALGLVARLEALLGAGLVAVIEDVQPNPDVAQLSGLYNRFWEQPDACDAIVAVGGGSAIDTAKALMVGTAGTTGSTSGGRFDSLLSLLATGKPFAPAQVKPLIAVPTTAGTGSEVTPWATIWDAANQKKYSLHLDATWPEAAIVDPGLMVSVPLGTTVSTGLDALSHALESVWNVNANPISDTYAVSAVEDIFETLPALVRNPADIALRERMALAALKAGLAFSNTKTALAHSISYEMTLRHGLPHGIACSFTLPLVLEKAWARRPDRDRTLQRLFGPSLEAGQQRLRAFLQGLGVKTEFADYGVSDEEAGAMIARALDGARGRNFIGAVPA; the protein is encoded by the coding sequence ATGATCCATGCGTATTACAACCCCGTCTCGATCCACTGCGGGCCGGGCAGCCTTGACCGGCTGCCTGCCTTGCTGCACGGCCGCCGTGCCGTGGTCGTGACCTTTCCCGAAGCCCGCGCGCTGGGGCTGGTCGCGAGGCTCGAGGCGCTGCTCGGCGCCGGCCTCGTTGCCGTGATCGAAGACGTACAGCCCAATCCCGACGTGGCGCAGCTGTCGGGCCTCTACAACCGCTTCTGGGAACAGCCCGACGCCTGCGACGCGATCGTCGCGGTCGGCGGCGGCAGCGCCATCGACACGGCCAAGGCGCTGATGGTCGGCACGGCCGGAACGACCGGATCAACGAGCGGCGGCCGCTTCGATTCGCTGCTCAGCCTGCTCGCCACCGGCAAGCCGTTCGCGCCGGCGCAGGTCAAGCCGCTGATCGCGGTGCCGACCACCGCGGGCACTGGCAGCGAAGTGACGCCATGGGCCACGATCTGGGACGCGGCCAACCAGAAGAAATACTCGCTGCACCTAGACGCGACCTGGCCGGAGGCGGCCATCGTCGACCCGGGGCTGATGGTGTCGGTGCCGCTGGGCACGACGGTCTCCACCGGCCTCGACGCGCTCTCGCACGCACTGGAATCGGTGTGGAACGTCAACGCCAACCCGATCTCCGACACCTACGCGGTGTCGGCGGTGGAAGACATTTTCGAGACCCTCCCGGCGCTGGTGCGCAACCCGGCCGACATCGCGCTGCGCGAGCGCATGGCGCTGGCCGCGCTCAAGGCCGGCCTGGCGTTCTCCAACACCAAGACCGCGCTGGCGCATTCGATCTCGTACGAAATGACGCTGCGCCACGGCCTGCCGCACGGCATCGCGTGCTCGTTCACGCTGCCGCTGGTGCTGGAGAAGGCGTGGGCGCGCCGCCCCGACCGCGACCGTACGCTGCAGCGGCTGTTCGGGCCGTCGCTGGAAGCCGGCCAGCAGCGCCTGCGCGCCTTCCTGCAGGGGCTGGGCGTGAAGACCGAGTTTGCCGACTACGGCGTCTCCGACGAGGAGGCCGGCGCCATGATCGCGCGAGCGCTGGACGGCGCGCGCGGCAGGAATTTCATCGGCGCCGTGCCGGCTTAG
- a CDS encoding MFS transporter, which translates to METADRIQVGAFVAPAAQSFRRAQWRMLLAAMFCYFFFYTGRQTFGFAIPGIQQEFGFSKEALGWASTCLLWCYAIGQAINGNLGDKFGGRRVMTAGAILSCAANWVVSFAVGFKSLAIPWGINGYFQALGWAPGSRLLSNWWGAGERGKVYGFYVFAAGCASVLSFVTSIVVVNILHLDWRWIFRLPVLLMLVGGITFYLIVRERPEDLGYRSPDTGVAKGEDGGQGTHAGTDADESSWSRYKAVLRNPRLLIAGLSIGFQNAARYGLIVWVPVHFLGKDWKHADSLIDPAWISVALPVGMAFGALSNGWISDRLFGSSRSKAIMLYMVLGAIASMVMYQLPTGMGAIVALFLAGFFVYGPASSFWALCPDLVGARRAGTATGILNFFSYLLAGLGEPLIGRMLDHSGNTSLVFPIVAASCVISAVIAAFIRR; encoded by the coding sequence ATGGAAACTGCCGATCGCATCCAGGTGGGGGCGTTCGTCGCCCCGGCGGCGCAATCGTTCCGGCGCGCACAGTGGCGCATGCTGCTGGCCGCGATGTTTTGCTACTTCTTCTTCTACACCGGCCGCCAGACCTTCGGCTTCGCCATCCCCGGCATCCAGCAGGAATTCGGTTTTTCCAAGGAAGCGCTGGGCTGGGCCTCCACCTGCCTGTTGTGGTGCTATGCGATCGGGCAGGCCATCAACGGCAACCTTGGCGACAAGTTCGGCGGGCGCCGCGTGATGACTGCCGGCGCGATCCTGTCGTGCGCGGCCAACTGGGTGGTCAGCTTTGCCGTGGGGTTCAAGAGCCTGGCGATTCCCTGGGGCATCAACGGCTACTTCCAGGCGCTAGGCTGGGCGCCGGGCAGCCGGCTGCTGTCGAACTGGTGGGGGGCCGGCGAGCGCGGCAAAGTCTATGGCTTCTACGTGTTCGCCGCGGGCTGCGCGTCGGTGCTGTCGTTCGTCACGTCGATCGTGGTGGTCAATATCCTGCACCTGGACTGGCGCTGGATCTTCCGGCTGCCGGTGCTGCTGATGCTGGTAGGCGGCATCACCTTCTACCTGATCGTGCGCGAACGTCCGGAAGACCTCGGCTACAGGTCGCCGGATACCGGCGTGGCCAAGGGCGAGGATGGCGGCCAGGGCACGCATGCCGGGACCGATGCCGATGAAAGTTCCTGGTCGCGCTACAAGGCCGTGCTGCGCAACCCGCGCCTGCTGATCGCCGGCCTGTCGATCGGCTTCCAGAATGCCGCGCGCTATGGCCTGATCGTCTGGGTGCCGGTGCACTTCCTGGGCAAGGACTGGAAGCATGCCGACAGCCTGATCGACCCGGCCTGGATCTCGGTGGCGCTGCCGGTGGGCATGGCCTTCGGCGCGCTGTCCAACGGCTGGATCTCCGACCGCCTGTTCGGCTCCAGCCGCAGCAAGGCCATCATGCTCTACATGGTGCTGGGCGCGATCGCGTCGATGGTCATGTACCAGCTGCCCACCGGCATGGGTGCGATCGTGGCGCTGTTCCTGGCCGGCTTCTTCGTCTACGGCCCGGCCTCGTCGTTCTGGGCGCTGTGCCCCGACCTGGTCGGCGCCAGGCGCGCCGGCACCGCGACCGGCATCCTGAACTTCTTTTCCTACCTGCTCGCCGGCCTGGGCGAGCCGCTGATCGGCCGCATGCTGGACCACTCCGGCAACACCTCGCTGGTGTTCCCGATCGTCGCGGCCAGCTGCGTGATCAGTGCCGTGATCGCGGCCTTTATTCGTCGCTGA
- the phnY gene encoding phosphonoacetaldehyde dehydrogenase, translating to MNASHAIPEIRHDIRHHIRHEALRIAGEKIYREDVIEVTYPYTGEVIATVPKATLDDVRRAYRIARDYQPTLTRYERYRILMRAGEIIASRLDEISRTITLESGLCRKDSLYEVGRASDVLLFAANQALVDDGQVFSCDLTHHGKSRKVYTLREPLLGVITAITPFNHPLNQVIHKVAPAVATNNRMVLKPSEKTPLAAFMLADILYEAGLPPQMLSVVTGDPREIADEMLTHPDVDLVTFTGGVPIGKYIAATATYKRQVLELGGNDPIIVMEDADLEEAATLAASGSYKNSGQRCTAIKRMLVHEAVADRFVELLVQKTEAVNYGDPMDPKVDMGTVIDEAAAIQFETVVNEAIAAGATLRYGNIRCGALYSPTVLDHVDPGMTVARHETFGPVSPVIRFRDIDEAIHISNGTAYGLSSSVCTNRLDYITRFVRELKVGSVNVREVPGYRLELTPFGGIKDSGLGYKEGVLEAMKSFCNTKTYSLPW from the coding sequence ATGAACGCATCCCACGCCATCCCTGAAATCCGCCACGACATCCGCCACCACATCCGGCACGAAGCGCTGCGCATCGCCGGCGAAAAGATCTACCGCGAAGACGTGATCGAGGTGACCTACCCGTACACCGGCGAAGTCATTGCGACCGTGCCCAAGGCCACGCTGGACGACGTGCGCCGCGCCTACCGCATCGCGCGTGATTACCAGCCCACGCTGACGCGCTACGAGCGCTACAGGATCCTGATGCGCGCCGGCGAGATCATCGCCTCGCGGCTGGACGAGATCTCGCGCACCATCACGCTGGAGTCCGGGCTGTGCCGCAAGGATTCGCTGTATGAAGTGGGCCGCGCCTCTGACGTGCTGCTGTTCGCCGCCAACCAGGCGCTGGTCGACGACGGCCAGGTGTTCTCGTGCGACCTGACGCACCACGGCAAGAGCCGCAAGGTCTATACGCTGCGCGAACCCTTGCTGGGCGTGATCACCGCGATCACGCCGTTCAACCATCCGCTTAACCAGGTCATCCACAAGGTCGCGCCGGCGGTGGCCACCAACAACCGCATGGTGCTCAAGCCCAGCGAGAAGACGCCGCTGGCGGCCTTCATGCTGGCCGATATCCTGTACGAGGCCGGCCTGCCGCCGCAGATGCTGTCCGTCGTCACCGGCGACCCGCGCGAGATTGCCGACGAGATGCTGACGCACCCCGATGTCGACCTGGTGACCTTCACCGGCGGCGTGCCGATCGGCAAGTACATCGCGGCCACCGCCACCTACAAGCGCCAGGTGCTGGAGCTGGGCGGCAACGACCCGATCATCGTGATGGAAGACGCCGACCTGGAAGAAGCCGCCACGCTCGCGGCCAGCGGCTCGTACAAGAACTCGGGCCAGCGCTGCACGGCGATCAAGCGCATGCTGGTGCATGAAGCCGTGGCCGACCGCTTTGTCGAGCTGCTGGTGCAGAAGACCGAAGCCGTCAATTATGGCGACCCGATGGACCCGAAGGTCGACATGGGCACCGTGATCGACGAGGCCGCCGCGATCCAGTTCGAGACCGTCGTCAATGAAGCCATCGCCGCCGGCGCGACGCTGCGCTACGGCAATATCCGCTGCGGCGCGCTGTACTCGCCCACGGTGCTGGACCACGTCGATCCTGGGATGACGGTGGCCAGACACGAAACCTTCGGGCCGGTGTCGCCGGTGATCCGCTTCAGGGATATCGACGAAGCGATCCACATCTCCAACGGCACCGCCTACGGCCTGTCGTCGTCGGTCTGCACCAACCGGCTCGACTACATCACGCGCTTCGTGCGCGAGCTGAAGGTTGGCAGCGTCAATGTGCGTGAAGTGCCCGGCTACCGGCTGGAACTGACGCCGTTCGGCGGCATCAAGGACTCCGGCCTGGGCTACAAGGAAGGCGTGCTGGAAGCGATGAAGAGCTTCTGCAATACCAAGACGTATTCGCTGCCCTGGTAA
- a CDS encoding Bug family tripartite tricarboxylate transporter substrate binding protein: MQATQRKRQPFRRLRTTLAVFGVAATACCAAYAQGGYPARPVSLVVGFAAGGSTDKLARLLAREMQDALGQQVVVENRPGAAGNIAAQYVAQAAPDGYTLFMATLSSQAINPWIYPKLAFDPIKSFEPVALVARYPLVVAVNPALPAQTSAELLAYMRANPGKVFFSSAGSGSPGHLSGELVKSMGKVDLTHVAYKGGGPAMLAAMGGEVTMTIETIPAMIPHVKSGKLKGLAVTSGQRSPALPQLPTLSEAGLAGFEVTSWAGIVAPAKTPPDVLEKLQAAVGKALAQPKLRSAMEADGALPSYMPGKQFQDFTAAELKRWGEVVRGANVKAE; this comes from the coding sequence ATGCAAGCCACCCAGCGCAAGCGGCAACCTTTCCGGCGCCTCCGCACAACCCTGGCCGTCTTCGGCGTGGCCGCGACCGCGTGCTGCGCTGCCTACGCGCAGGGCGGCTATCCCGCGCGCCCGGTCAGCCTGGTGGTCGGCTTCGCCGCCGGCGGCTCGACCGACAAGCTGGCCCGGCTGCTGGCCAGGGAGATGCAGGATGCGCTCGGGCAGCAGGTGGTGGTCGAGAACCGCCCGGGCGCGGCAGGCAACATCGCCGCGCAGTATGTCGCACAGGCGGCGCCGGACGGCTATACCTTGTTCATGGCGACGCTGAGCAGCCAGGCCATCAATCCCTGGATCTACCCCAAGCTGGCATTCGACCCGATAAAGAGCTTCGAGCCGGTGGCGCTGGTCGCGCGCTACCCGCTGGTGGTGGCGGTCAACCCGGCGCTGCCGGCGCAGACGTCCGCAGAACTGCTCGCCTACATGCGCGCCAATCCCGGCAAGGTGTTCTTCTCGTCGGCGGGCTCCGGCTCGCCCGGCCACCTCAGCGGCGAGCTGGTCAAGTCGATGGGCAAGGTCGACCTGACCCACGTCGCCTACAAGGGCGGCGGCCCGGCCATGCTGGCCGCGATGGGCGGCGAGGTCACCATGACGATCGAGACCATTCCCGCCATGATCCCGCACGTGAAGTCCGGCAAGCTCAAGGGCCTTGCCGTCACGTCGGGGCAGCGCTCGCCGGCGTTGCCGCAATTGCCGACGCTGTCCGAGGCGGGGCTGGCGGGATTCGAGGTCACTTCATGGGCCGGCATCGTGGCGCCGGCGAAGACGCCACCGGACGTGCTGGAGAAGCTGCAGGCCGCCGTGGGCAAGGCGCTGGCCCAGCCGAAGCTCAGGTCCGCAATGGAGGCCGATGGCGCCTTGCCCAGCTACATGCCTGGCAAGCAATTCCAGGACTTCACCGCGGCGGAACTCAAGCGCTGGGGCGAAGTGGTGCGCGGCGCCAATGTGAAGGCGGAATAG
- a CDS encoding Na/Pi cotransporter family protein, with protein MQILLSLMSGVALLIWGTHVTRHGMLELLGPRLRLVLAAGTASPARGFAAGLGVTALIQSSSATALMTSAFVAEGLVSLSAALPIVLGADVGTSMMARLLSVDISWLSPLLLVTGIAMRLSGKASLRGRAGEVVVGLGLITLALQLIRFYAAPLLHADLVRAIFTSLGHDALLAVVIGALLALLAYSSLAAVLLTATLAMGGVIAPETALPLVLGANLGSGLIACLANSASVPAARRVSLANLLFRIAGVLVFLPLLDAVPPLLAGIGSSAATMAIDFHMAFNLTLAATLIWFVRPVAALCARWLPDAPAGAASRGARYLSQGDLQHPSVALGNATREVVRIGDVIEDMLAGMKLAIVANDRAANARCCALDDRVDELYSSVKMYLTDVDAGKLGAEDAMRWDEIMLLNINLEYAGDIAERTLVDLDQRKLRRNYCFSDEGSAELLELCDMLAANLRTRMSLFVAGDRAAHALLNDCAARFQARAERFTARHLARVSQRRTASVETSALHLDTLRELSQMNALLCAAPVSMPGALRGTMHEDVPALVAGNPGAA; from the coding sequence ATGCAGATCCTGCTTTCCCTGATGTCCGGCGTTGCCCTGCTGATCTGGGGCACGCATGTCACGCGCCACGGCATGCTGGAACTGCTGGGGCCACGGCTGCGGCTGGTGCTGGCAGCGGGCACCGCAAGCCCGGCGCGCGGTTTCGCGGCCGGGCTGGGCGTGACCGCGCTGATCCAGAGCAGCAGCGCCACGGCGCTGATGACCAGCGCCTTCGTCGCCGAGGGCCTGGTGTCGCTGTCGGCGGCGCTGCCGATCGTGCTCGGCGCCGATGTCGGCACCAGCATGATGGCGCGCCTGCTGTCGGTCGATATCTCGTGGCTGTCGCCGCTGCTGCTGGTGACCGGCATCGCCATGCGGCTGTCCGGCAAGGCCAGCCTGCGCGGGCGCGCGGGCGAGGTCGTGGTGGGACTCGGGCTGATCACGCTGGCCCTGCAGCTGATCCGCTTCTACGCCGCACCGCTGCTGCATGCCGACCTTGTGCGCGCCATCTTTACCTCGCTCGGCCATGACGCGCTGCTCGCGGTGGTGATCGGCGCACTGCTGGCCCTGCTGGCGTACTCCAGCCTGGCCGCCGTCCTGCTGACCGCAACGCTGGCGATGGGTGGCGTCATCGCGCCGGAGACCGCGCTGCCGCTGGTGCTTGGCGCCAATCTCGGCAGCGGCCTGATAGCCTGCCTGGCCAATTCCGCCAGCGTGCCCGCGGCCAGGCGCGTATCGCTTGCCAACCTGCTCTTCCGCATCGCGGGGGTGCTGGTGTTCCTGCCGCTGCTGGACGCCGTGCCGCCGCTGCTCGCGGGCATCGGCAGCAGTGCCGCCACCATGGCCATCGACTTCCACATGGCCTTCAACCTGACGCTGGCGGCAACGCTGATCTGGTTTGTCAGACCGGTGGCCGCCCTGTGCGCGCGATGGCTGCCCGATGCGCCCGCCGGGGCGGCGTCGCGCGGCGCGCGTTACCTGAGCCAGGGCGACCTGCAGCATCCGTCGGTGGCACTGGGCAATGCCACCCGCGAAGTCGTGCGCATCGGCGACGTCATCGAGGACATGCTCGCCGGCATGAAGCTGGCGATCGTCGCCAACGACCGTGCCGCGAACGCGCGCTGCTGCGCGCTGGACGACCGCGTCGACGAACTCTACTCGTCGGTCAAGATGTACCTGACCGACGTCGATGCCGGCAAGCTCGGCGCGGAGGACGCCATGCGCTGGGACGAGATCATGCTGCTCAATATCAACCTGGAATATGCGGGCGATATCGCCGAGCGGACCCTGGTCGACCTGGACCAGCGCAAGCTGCGCCGCAACTATTGCTTCTCGGACGAGGGCAGCGCCGAACTGCTGGAGCTATGCGACATGCTGGCGGCCAACCTGCGTACCCGGATGTCGCTGTTCGTCGCCGGCGACCGCGCCGCCCACGCGCTGCTCAACGACTGCGCCGCGCGCTTCCAGGCGCGCGCCGAACGCTTCACCGCCCGCCACCTCGCCCGGGTGTCGCAGCGGCGCACGGCCAGCGTGGAGACCAGCGCGCTGCACCTCGATACGCTGCGCGAGCTGTCACAGATGAACGCCCTGCTGTGCGCCGCGCCGGTAAGCATGCCCGGTGCGCTGCGCGGCACGATGCACGAAGATGTTCCAGCGCTGGTTGCCGGCAATCCAGGCGCGGCGTGA
- the phnA gene encoding phosphonoacetate hydrolase yields the protein MNAHIEANGHRYQLPARPTVIVCIDGCEQEYINLAVQAGVAPFFASLAQRGTVLTGDCVVPSFTNPNNLSIVTGVPPSVHGICGNFFYDTESGEEVLMNDARYLRAPTVLAAAAKAGAKVAVVTAKDKLRALLGHGLQGICFSAEKADQASVEENGIDNVLARVGMPLPSVYSADLSEFVFAAGVALLETERPDLMYLSTTDYIQHKHAPGTAGANAFYAMMDSYLQRLDALGAVIGVTADHGMNAKTDSLGKANILYLQQLLDDRFGTAATRVLLPITDPYVAHHGALGSYATVYLPAGADQRAVHEAIAALPGIELVLDKRAACERFELPADRIGDLVVVSERLTVIGTTPARHDLSGLDVPLRSHGGLSEQKVPLLFNRKVSAPAGQRLRNFDILRLALNCAD from the coding sequence ATGAACGCCCACATCGAAGCCAACGGACACCGCTACCAGCTTCCCGCCCGCCCCACCGTGATCGTCTGCATCGACGGCTGCGAGCAGGAGTACATCAACCTGGCCGTGCAGGCCGGCGTCGCGCCCTTCTTTGCCAGCCTGGCGCAACGCGGCACGGTGCTGACCGGCGACTGCGTGGTGCCGTCGTTCACCAACCCCAACAACCTGTCGATCGTGACCGGCGTGCCGCCGTCGGTGCACGGCATCTGCGGCAACTTCTTCTACGACACCGAATCCGGCGAAGAGGTGCTGATGAACGACGCCCGCTACCTGCGCGCGCCCACGGTGCTGGCCGCCGCGGCAAAGGCTGGCGCGAAGGTCGCCGTGGTGACGGCCAAGGACAAGCTGCGCGCCCTGCTCGGCCACGGCCTGCAGGGCATCTGCTTCTCGGCGGAGAAGGCCGACCAGGCGAGTGTCGAGGAAAACGGCATCGACAACGTGCTGGCCCGCGTCGGCATGCCGCTGCCTTCGGTCTACAGCGCGGACCTGTCCGAGTTCGTGTTCGCCGCCGGTGTGGCCCTGCTCGAAACCGAGCGGCCGGACCTGATGTACCTGTCCACCACCGACTACATCCAGCACAAGCACGCGCCCGGCACGGCCGGCGCCAATGCGTTCTACGCGATGATGGACAGCTACCTGCAGCGGCTCGACGCACTCGGCGCGGTCATCGGCGTGACCGCCGACCATGGCATGAATGCCAAGACCGATTCGCTCGGCAAGGCCAACATCCTGTACCTGCAGCAACTGCTGGACGATCGCTTTGGCACGGCAGCCACGCGCGTGCTGCTGCCGATCACCGACCCGTACGTCGCCCACCATGGCGCACTGGGGTCATACGCCACGGTGTACCTGCCGGCGGGCGCCGACCAGCGCGCGGTGCACGAAGCCATTGCCGCGCTGCCGGGCATCGAGCTGGTGCTCGACAAGCGCGCCGCCTGCGAGCGCTTTGAACTGCCGGCCGACCGCATCGGCGACCTGGTGGTGGTCAGCGAGCGCCTGACCGTGATCGGCACCACGCCGGCACGCCATGACCTGAGCGGCCTCGACGTGCCGCTGCGTTCGCACGGCGGCCTGTCCGAGCAGAAGGTGCCGCTGCTGTTCAACCGCAAGGTGAGCGCGCCGGCCGGCCAGCGGCTGCGCAATTTCGACATCCTGCGGCTGGCGCTGAATTGCGCCGACTGA
- a CDS encoding LysR substrate-binding domain-containing protein has product MPHKLPPLNALRIFEVAARAGSFSAAARELHLTHGAVSRQIEILEQWLGQPLFIRQGQRMVPTVHAQAFGREVSAAFDHLSAASERYGRIATRKVVRVNAPATFAMRWLIPRLDDFRQQQPEVDVRVSTAFSNEAGFNGTFDVAIRRTLERGEQFESVPIFAEYQTVIASPALLAQAPVRDVEDLADSVLLYTETRPGSWESWLQQAGHASLRPVRTLRFDHFFVTLQAVVDSLGFAIGTFPTLAADLDGARIATPFDAIRAPGNTYHALVPRDADKPLHLRAFVEWLVQQGEAPAADAGRKGRRQR; this is encoded by the coding sequence GTGCCGCATAAGCTACCTCCGCTCAACGCGCTGCGCATCTTCGAGGTTGCGGCCCGCGCCGGCAGCTTTTCCGCGGCGGCGCGCGAGCTGCACCTGACGCATGGCGCGGTCAGCCGCCAGATCGAGATCCTGGAGCAATGGCTGGGGCAGCCGCTGTTTATCCGCCAGGGGCAGCGCATGGTGCCGACGGTGCACGCGCAGGCCTTCGGGCGCGAGGTCAGCGCCGCTTTCGACCATCTCAGCGCGGCGTCGGAGCGCTATGGGCGCATCGCCACGCGCAAGGTGGTGCGCGTGAACGCGCCCGCCACCTTCGCCATGCGCTGGCTGATCCCGCGGCTCGATGATTTCCGCCAGCAGCAGCCGGAAGTCGATGTACGGGTGTCAACTGCCTTCAGCAACGAGGCCGGGTTCAACGGCACCTTTGACGTCGCCATCCGGCGCACGCTGGAGCGCGGCGAGCAGTTCGAGTCCGTGCCGATCTTTGCCGAATACCAGACCGTGATCGCCAGCCCCGCGTTGCTGGCGCAGGCGCCGGTGCGCGATGTCGAAGACCTGGCCGACAGCGTGCTGCTGTACACGGAGACGCGCCCCGGCAGCTGGGAATCGTGGCTGCAGCAGGCCGGCCATGCATCGCTGCGGCCGGTGCGCACGCTGCGCTTCGACCATTTCTTCGTCACGCTGCAGGCGGTGGTGGACAGCCTGGGCTTTGCCATCGGCACCTTCCCGACGCTGGCGGCGGATCTTGACGGCGCACGCATTGCCACGCCGTTCGACGCTATCCGCGCGCCGGGCAACACCTACCACGCGCTGGTGCCACGCGATGCCGACAAGCCGCTGCACCTGCGCGCGTTCGTGGAGTGGCTGGTGCAGCAGGGCGAAGCGCCGGCGGCGGACGCCGGGCGCAAGGGCCGCCGCCAGCGGTGA